The Nitrosomonas sp. sh817 genome includes a window with the following:
- the tkt gene encoding transketolase, whose protein sequence is MGTFKDFDAPVFRNLTSAIRALAMDAVQKANSGHPGMPMGMAEIAEVLWIHHLRHNPGNPQWADRDRFILSNGHGSMLIYALLHLTGYDLPMEEIKKFRQFHSKTPGHPEYGYTPGVETTTGPLGQGITNAVGMALAEKVLAAEFNRPGYNIVDHYTYVFLGDGCMMEGVSHEACSLAGTLGLGKLICFYDDNGISIDGHVEGWFTDDTPKRFESYGWHVVPDVNGHDPVAIEAAIEAAKKVNDKPTMICCKTVIGMGSPNMANTHSVHGAALGDAEIAAARPHIGWHHPPFEIPQEVYSAWDARAKGQKLETEWNEKFAEYAGKYPVEAAEFNRRMAGELPANWQSHVESVVNQIDAKAETIASRKASQNAIEALAPVLPELIGGSADLAGSNLTLWSGSKGIGKNNGGNYVYYGVREFGMSAMMNGLSLHGGLIPYGATFLMFSEYARNALRMAALMKIRNIFVFTHDSIGLGEDGPTHQPVEQTATLRYIPNMDVWRPCDTVESTVSWARAIERKNGPSTLIFSRQNLPFQKRDAATVKLIDKGGYVLSEASNGKPQAVLIATGSEVGLAMNAQKALADEGVFVRVVSMPCTNVFDRQESSYKESVLPKGVKRVAIEAGVTDFWRKYVGLDGAVVGIDTFGESAPADVLFKHFGFTVENVVKTVKSIL, encoded by the coding sequence ATGGGGACATTTAAGGATTTTGACGCGCCGGTATTTAGAAACTTAACCAGTGCGATTCGCGCATTGGCGATGGATGCCGTGCAAAAAGCCAATTCCGGTCACCCCGGTATGCCGATGGGTATGGCTGAAATTGCTGAGGTGCTGTGGATTCATCACCTGCGTCATAATCCTGGCAATCCGCAGTGGGCTGATCGCGATCGTTTCATTCTATCGAACGGGCATGGTTCCATGCTGATTTATGCATTACTGCATTTGACCGGCTACGATCTGCCGATGGAAGAAATCAAGAAGTTCCGGCAATTTCATTCTAAAACGCCCGGACACCCGGAATATGGCTATACCCCTGGGGTAGAGACAACCACCGGTCCTCTCGGTCAAGGAATTACCAATGCAGTGGGCATGGCGCTGGCGGAAAAAGTGCTGGCTGCCGAATTTAACCGGCCTGGATACAATATTGTTGATCACTATACTTATGTGTTCCTGGGTGACGGTTGCATGATGGAAGGGGTTTCTCACGAAGCCTGTTCGCTTGCGGGAACATTGGGTCTAGGCAAGTTGATCTGTTTTTACGACGATAATGGCATTTCCATTGACGGCCATGTAGAAGGCTGGTTTACCGATGATACGCCGAAGCGCTTCGAGTCTTACGGATGGCATGTGGTGCCCGATGTTAATGGTCATGATCCGGTAGCGATCGAAGCAGCGATTGAAGCCGCTAAGAAAGTCAACGACAAACCGACGATGATTTGCTGCAAGACAGTCATCGGCATGGGATCGCCGAACATGGCCAATACCCACTCCGTTCACGGCGCGGCTCTGGGCGATGCGGAAATCGCTGCGGCGCGTCCGCATATCGGCTGGCATCATCCGCCTTTTGAAATTCCCCAAGAAGTCTACAGTGCGTGGGATGCCAGAGCGAAAGGGCAAAAGCTGGAAACCGAATGGAATGAGAAATTTGCAGAGTATGCCGGGAAATATCCGGTAGAAGCAGCGGAATTCAATCGCCGCATGGCTGGCGAGCTGCCGGCTAACTGGCAGAGTCATGTCGAAAGTGTCGTTAACCAGATCGACGCCAAAGCAGAAACCATTGCCAGCCGGAAAGCTTCACAAAATGCGATTGAAGCACTTGCGCCGGTATTGCCTGAATTGATCGGCGGTTCCGCCGATCTTGCGGGCTCGAATCTGACATTGTGGTCGGGTTCCAAAGGAATTGGTAAAAATAACGGCGGCAACTATGTGTACTACGGTGTGCGCGAATTCGGCATGAGTGCCATGATGAACGGATTGTCACTGCATGGTGGCTTGATTCCTTACGGCGCGACCTTTCTGATGTTCTCGGAATATGCCCGCAACGCATTGCGTATGGCGGCATTGATGAAGATTCGCAATATTTTTGTCTTTACGCACGATTCCATCGGTTTGGGTGAAGACGGCCCAACGCACCAACCGGTCGAACAAACGGCGACGTTGCGTTACATTCCCAATATGGATGTATGGCGTCCTTGCGATACCGTGGAATCCACGGTTTCGTGGGCGCGCGCGATTGAGCGTAAAAACGGCCCTTCAACCTTGATATTCAGCCGCCAGAACTTACCGTTCCAAAAACGCGATGCGGCAACCGTCAAGCTGATCGATAAGGGCGGTTACGTATTGTCGGAAGCAAGTAACGGCAAGCCGCAAGCGGTATTGATCGCAACCGGCTCCGAAGTCGGTTTGGCGATGAATGCGCAAAAGGCATTGGCTGATGAAGGCGTTTTTGTGCGCGTGGTATCAATGCCGTGTACTAATGTATTCGATCGCCAGGAATCATCGTATAAAGAGAGTGTTTTGCCAAAAGGCGTCAAGCGTGTTGCCATCGAAGCGGGGGTAACCGATTTTTGGCGTAAATACGTCGGCTTGGACGGCGCAGTAGTGGGTATCGATACATTCGGTGAATCGGCGCCGGCGGATGTGCTGTTTAAACATTTTGGTTTCACTGTCGAGAATGTCGTCAAAACGGTTAAGAGCATTCTCTAA
- a CDS encoding sigma-54 dependent transcriptional regulator, protein MITNNTILIVDDEIGIRELLSEILRDEGYRVALAENAEQARVWRSQTRPDLVLLDIWMPDTDGITLLKEWASNGMLTMPVIMMSGHGTIDTAVEATRIGAFGYLEKPIPLQKLLSTVSKALRGGQNKHQSALSLASLGKGPLIADLRRRLEQVANLKTPVLLMGEPGVGAEICARFLHRPNTPWVEPENLTSLAESPLDLLELARGGLLFLKDVGEISKLAQKGLLLLLSKLEKYNVRLICATSQPLAELTAQGTYHPKLYEVLSSLSIGIPALRAHREDIPELAGQILSRFAESGEAPSALQFSTAALNCLRNYDWPGNLTQLTGVVHSLALTCSGDEISAEAVQQAMVFPESSSTSVAPEIPLDLSLREARDLFEKTYFERLIDQENGNMTRVAERAGLERTHLYRKIKLLGIKLRGN, encoded by the coding sequence ATGATAACTAACAATACTATTTTGATTGTTGACGACGAAATTGGCATACGCGAACTGCTATCTGAAATTTTGCGCGATGAAGGATACCGGGTGGCACTGGCGGAAAATGCCGAGCAAGCCCGGGTATGGAGAAGCCAGACTCGTCCGGATCTGGTGCTGTTGGATATATGGATGCCCGACACCGATGGCATTACCTTGTTAAAAGAATGGGCGAGCAACGGTATGCTGACGATGCCGGTGATCATGATGTCGGGACATGGAACCATTGATACCGCGGTTGAGGCTACCCGCATCGGTGCATTTGGTTATTTGGAAAAACCGATTCCGCTGCAGAAATTGCTCAGCACTGTCAGTAAAGCATTACGAGGCGGGCAGAATAAGCATCAGTCGGCGCTTTCTCTTGCCAGTTTAGGTAAAGGACCTTTGATTGCCGACCTTAGAAGAAGGCTGGAGCAAGTTGCCAATTTGAAAACGCCGGTGCTGCTCATGGGCGAACCCGGCGTGGGAGCCGAGATATGCGCCCGGTTTTTGCACCGACCGAATACGCCATGGGTGGAGCCTGAAAACCTGACATCGCTGGCGGAATCGCCGCTGGATTTACTGGAGCTGGCAAGAGGCGGTTTACTCTTTCTGAAAGATGTCGGCGAAATCAGTAAGCTGGCGCAAAAAGGCCTGTTGTTACTGCTGAGTAAACTTGAGAAGTATAACGTGCGGCTCATTTGCGCAACGTCCCAGCCGCTGGCGGAATTGACCGCGCAAGGTACTTATCATCCCAAGTTATACGAAGTTTTGAGCAGCTTAAGCATCGGTATTCCCGCATTGAGAGCGCATCGCGAGGATATTCCGGAATTGGCCGGTCAAATTTTATCGCGTTTCGCGGAATCGGGTGAGGCGCCCTCCGCGCTGCAGTTTAGTACTGCAGCGCTCAACTGTCTGCGGAATTATGATTGGCCGGGCAATCTGACGCAGCTGACGGGCGTAGTGCATTCGTTAGCGCTGACATGTTCTGGTGATGAGATCTCGGCGGAAGCGGTACAACAAGCGATGGTTTTTCCGGAGTCTTCTTCCACATCGGTTGCGCCCGAAATTCCCTTGGATTTATCACTGCGAGAAGCCCGTGATTTGTTTGAGAAAACTTATTTTGAAAGATTGATTGACCAAGAAAATGGCAATATGACGCGCGTTGCCGAACGTGCCGGGCTGGAAAGAACCCATCTTTACCGGAAAATTAAATTGCTGGGTATCAAATTGCGCGGTAATTGA
- the gap gene encoding type I glyceraldehyde-3-phosphate dehydrogenase, which translates to MTIKVGINGFGRIGRMVFRSAVQNFPDIEIVAINDLLEPDYLAYMLKHDSVHGRFSGDVSIDGNTLVVNGKRIRLTAIKDPAELKWNEVGAEVVIESTGLFLTKETCEKHLAAGAKKVIMSAPSKDDTPMFVYGVNDKSYKGEAIISNASCTTNCLAPIAKVLNDKWGIKRGLMTTVHAATATQKTVDGPSNKDWRGGRGILENIIPSSTGAAKAVGVVIPELNKKLTGMAFRVPTSDVSVVDLTCELEKEATYDEICKAMKDASEGSMKGVLGYTDQKVVSTDFRGESCTSIFDAEAGMALDKSFVKVVAWYDNEWGYSTKVLEMVRTVAK; encoded by the coding sequence ATGACAATAAAAGTGGGTATCAATGGGTTTGGTCGTATCGGGCGTATGGTTTTCCGCTCGGCAGTACAAAATTTTCCGGACATTGAAATCGTTGCGATCAACGATTTGCTGGAACCGGATTATCTGGCGTATATGTTGAAGCACGATTCGGTGCATGGCCGTTTTAGCGGTGATGTGTCGATCGACGGTAACACGCTGGTGGTCAATGGCAAAAGAATCCGTCTGACAGCCATCAAAGACCCGGCGGAATTGAAGTGGAATGAAGTGGGTGCGGAGGTCGTGATCGAATCGACCGGCTTGTTCCTGACCAAAGAGACTTGTGAAAAGCATCTAGCTGCCGGGGCGAAGAAAGTCATTATGTCGGCACCATCGAAAGATGATACGCCGATGTTTGTTTATGGTGTCAATGATAAATCGTACAAAGGCGAAGCGATTATTTCGAATGCTTCCTGTACCACCAATTGCTTGGCGCCGATTGCCAAAGTGTTGAACGATAAATGGGGCATCAAACGTGGCCTGATGACCACCGTCCATGCAGCGACCGCTACACAAAAAACCGTGGATGGTCCGTCCAATAAAGATTGGCGCGGCGGCCGCGGTATTCTGGAAAATATTATTCCTTCATCGACCGGGGCGGCTAAAGCAGTGGGTGTGGTAATCCCTGAACTGAACAAAAAACTGACCGGTATGGCTTTCCGTGTACCGACATCGGATGTTTCGGTCGTCGATTTGACGTGCGAACTGGAAAAAGAAGCGACCTACGACGAAATTTGTAAAGCGATGAAAGACGCATCGGAAGGTTCTATGAAAGGCGTATTGGGTTATACCGATCAAAAAGTGGTATCGACCGATTTTCGCGGTGAAAGCTGCACGTCGATTTTCGACGCCGAAGCAGGGATGGCATTGGATAAAAGCTTTGTCAAAGTTGTCGCTTGGTATGACAACGAATGGGGCTATTCCACCAAAGTGCTGGAAATGGTTCGTACCGTTGCTAAGTAA